Proteins co-encoded in one Hyla sarda isolate aHylSar1 chromosome 4, aHylSar1.hap1, whole genome shotgun sequence genomic window:
- the LOC130367171 gene encoding olfactory receptor 11L1-like: MQENNRTEVTEFLLLGFQVSRGLRLSLFCLFLVVYCLIICGNLLIITLVSTSKNLHTPMYFFISQLAISDILLSTDIVPSLFHILLNNGGTMTFIGCITQFYLFCASEGFECFFLTVMSYDRYVAICDPLRYSSIMTSGHCVILTVICWLSGSFGVLIYIIITAKLDFCGPNIIDHFFCEIVPILELSCSDTFIVHLVIYLLSIPVVFIPSIIIIVSYTYIVLTILRIPSNTGRQKAFSTCSSHLTVVSIFYGTLLSVYIVPTKGRTLTMSKIFSLLYTMFTPLANPIIYSLRNKDIRKAVQEILHKRLIW, from the coding sequence atgcagGAGAACAACAGGACAGAGGTCACAGAGTTCCTTCTCTTAGGATTTCAGGTCAGTCGAGGTTTAAGACTTTCCCTGTTCTGTCTGTTCCTTGTGGTTTATTGTCTGATAATATGTGGGAATCTCCTGATCATCACCCTGGTGTCCACAAGCAAGAACctccacaccccaatgtacttctTCATCTCACAACTGGCCATCAGTGACATCTTGTTATCCACAGATATTGTCCCCAGCTTGTTTCACATCCTACTGAATAATGGGGGGACCATGACTTTTATTGGTTGTATCACTCAGTTTTATCTTTTCTGCGCCTCAGAAGGATTTGAGTGTTTTTTCCTCACAGTGATGTCTTATGACAGATATGTGGCCATCTGTGATCCTCTCCGTTACTCTTCTATCATGACAAGTGGACATTGTGTTATACTGACCGTCATCTGTTGGTTGTCTGGATCTTTCGGTGTTTTGATTTACATCATAATAACAGCAAAACTTGACTTCTGTGGCCCCAACATCATTGACCATTTCTTCTGTGAAATTGTCCCTATACTAGAACTTTCCTGTTCTGACACATTCATTGTTCACTTGGTGATATATTTATTGAGTATTCCAGTTGTCTTTATTCCGTCTATAATTATTATAGTGTCTTATACTTATATTGTCCTAACAATCCTAAGGATCCCATCCAATACTGGTAGACAgaaagccttctccacctgtagctcTCACCTCACTGTGGTCTCCATATTCTATGGGACATTGCTCAGTGTTTATATTGTCCCAACAAAAGGCAGAACACTGACCATGAGTAAAATCTTCTCCCTGCTATATACTATGTTTACTCCTTTAGCCAACCCCATCATATACAGTCTGAGGAATAAGGACATTAGGAAAGCCGTACAGGAAATACTTCATAAACGGTTGATTTGGTAA